One stretch of Labrenzia sp. CE80 DNA includes these proteins:
- a CDS encoding BtpA/SgcQ family protein, with amino-acid sequence MQKISSGTSSAIREIFSSDKALLGMIHCPSFPGSPRYKDASIEAIYDACMRDADALVGGGFDGLVIENHGDIPFSKPEDIGHETAAFMSVVTDRIKAATGVPLGINVLANAPIPALAIALAAGASFIRVNQWANAYVANEGFLEGRAGEALRYRSLLRAEHIKVFADSHVKHGAHAITADRTIPEQTRDLAFFDADVVIATGQRTGNAATIEEIEEIRSATDLPLMVGSGVTRENIGEVLSCTNGVIVASSLKVGGAWWNPVDPARVKAFMEAARPALGRD; translated from the coding sequence ATGCAGAAAATATCAAGTGGAACATCAAGCGCCATACGGGAAATATTCTCGTCTGACAAGGCTTTGCTCGGAATGATCCATTGCCCATCCTTCCCGGGCTCGCCGCGCTACAAAGACGCTTCGATCGAAGCTATCTATGATGCCTGCATGCGTGACGCTGACGCCCTGGTCGGCGGCGGTTTCGACGGGCTTGTTATCGAAAACCATGGCGATATCCCATTCTCCAAGCCTGAGGATATCGGTCATGAAACGGCGGCATTCATGTCAGTTGTCACCGACCGGATCAAGGCGGCGACTGGCGTCCCCCTCGGCATCAATGTGCTTGCAAATGCCCCGATCCCGGCGCTTGCAATCGCGCTTGCCGCAGGAGCGAGCTTCATCCGCGTCAACCAGTGGGCAAACGCCTACGTCGCCAATGAGGGCTTCTTGGAAGGTCGAGCCGGGGAGGCACTACGTTATCGCTCGCTTCTGCGCGCAGAACACATCAAGGTCTTCGCCGACAGCCACGTCAAGCATGGCGCACATGCAATAACAGCCGACCGTACCATTCCCGAACAGACCCGGGATCTCGCCTTCTTTGATGCCGATGTGGTGATCGCAACTGGTCAGCGGACCGGCAATGCGGCAACGATCGAGGAAATCGAGGAGATCCGTTCGGCGACCGACCTGCCGCTGATGGTCGGCTCTGGCGTCACCCGTGAAAACATTGGTGAGGTCCTTTCCTGCACCAATGGCGTCATCGTTGCTTCCTCGCTGAAGGTGGGAGGGGCCTGGTGGAACCCGGTTGATCCGGCACGGGTCAAGGCATTCATGGAAGCAGCGCGTCCGGCGCTCGGTCGCGATTGA
- a CDS encoding phosphotriesterase encodes MSLNERSEANTGSGKVMTVNGLVDASVMGVTLMHEHVLNDCTCWWNPPKTPERQYLADSFVCMAVLSELHQDPFVNKHNITLDDETLAIAELKTFVDAGGRTLVEPTCQGIGRNPEAMQRISTATGLNIVIGAGYYLQDSHPEKLASMSEKDIADEIVAEATKGIDGTGIKIGLIGEIGVSSDFTAAERKSLRGAAQAQARTGLPLMVHLPGWFRLGHEVLDTVAAEGADLKHTVLCHMNPSHDDFTYQSELASRGAFIEYDMIGMNFFYADQQVQCPSDEECARAIVRLVEAGHGGRVLLSHDVFLKMMLTHYGGNGYAFVLRHFLPRLARQGLDEKTLQCFMTDNPRAVFDSAAQ; translated from the coding sequence ATGTCTTTAAACGAGCGTTCCGAGGCCAACACGGGTTCTGGCAAGGTCATGACCGTCAACGGTCTTGTGGATGCGTCGGTCATGGGCGTTACCCTCATGCACGAGCATGTGCTCAATGACTGCACATGTTGGTGGAACCCACCGAAAACACCTGAACGGCAGTATCTCGCCGACAGCTTCGTCTGCATGGCAGTCTTGAGCGAGCTGCATCAGGACCCTTTCGTCAACAAGCACAACATCACGCTTGACGACGAAACACTGGCGATCGCCGAACTGAAGACATTTGTCGATGCCGGTGGGCGTACGCTGGTCGAACCTACCTGCCAGGGTATCGGGCGCAATCCAGAAGCCATGCAGCGGATATCGACTGCTACCGGGCTCAACATCGTCATTGGTGCGGGCTATTATCTCCAGGATTCCCATCCGGAAAAACTTGCCTCGATGTCGGAGAAGGACATTGCCGATGAGATCGTCGCCGAGGCCACAAAAGGGATCGACGGTACGGGTATAAAAATCGGTTTGATCGGTGAAATCGGCGTTTCTAGCGATTTTACCGCAGCCGAGCGCAAGTCTCTGCGTGGAGCCGCGCAGGCTCAGGCCCGCACCGGCCTGCCACTGATGGTGCATTTACCTGGCTGGTTCCGTTTGGGCCATGAGGTGCTCGACACGGTTGCGGCAGAGGGCGCGGACCTGAAACATACCGTGCTTTGCCACATGAACCCGTCGCATGACGATTTCACCTATCAAAGTGAACTCGCGTCCCGCGGCGCCTTCATCGAGTACGACATGATCGGCATGAATTTCTTCTATGCCGATCAGCAGGTGCAGTGTCCGAGCGACGAGGAATGCGCACGCGCCATCGTAAGGCTGGTCGAGGCCGGTCACGGCGGACGTGTTCTGCTTTCCCATGACGTGTTCCTGAAGATGATGCTGACGCATTACGGCGGCAACGGCTATGCCTTTGTGCTGCGCCATTTTTTGCCGCGCCTTGCCCGCCAGGGGCTCGATGAGAAGACGCTTCAATGCTTCATGACAGACAATCCGCGCGCCGTCTTTGACAGCGCCGCGCAATAA
- a CDS encoding ATP-binding cassette domain-containing protein, protein MMTDLQQTGAAGSGGGAPLRSPDKPSKEPAISLRGITKNFGSHQALRGVDLDLHPGECLGLVGDNAAGKSTLTKIISGTHIPDGGTIRIAGETVELTGPADARSRSIEMVFQDLSLCDHIDVVGNLFLGREISKGLFLDRKKMAAEAELMLEALEIRIPRLSAKVEKLSGGQRQAIAIARAASFQPKVLIMDEPTSALAVAEVEAVLHLINRVKAKGVSVVLITHRLQDLFRVCDRIAVMYEGTKVAERMIGDTNLEDLVQLIVGGEKH, encoded by the coding sequence ATGATGACTGACCTGCAGCAAACAGGTGCTGCTGGCAGCGGAGGGGGTGCCCCCCTCCGCTCGCCGGACAAGCCCTCTAAAGAACCGGCGATTTCCCTTCGTGGCATCACAAAAAACTTCGGCTCGCACCAGGCGTTGCGTGGAGTCGATCTCGACCTGCATCCAGGTGAATGCCTCGGTCTGGTCGGAGACAATGCGGCTGGAAAATCCACCCTCACCAAGATCATTTCGGGCACCCATATTCCCGACGGTGGCACTATCAGAATCGCCGGCGAAACCGTCGAGCTGACCGGTCCCGCAGATGCCCGTAGCCGCAGTATCGAGATGGTATTCCAGGATCTGAGTTTGTGCGACCACATCGATGTTGTCGGCAATCTGTTTCTCGGGCGCGAAATCTCCAAAGGGCTGTTTCTTGACCGTAAGAAAATGGCAGCCGAGGCTGAGCTCATGCTGGAGGCGCTCGAAATCCGCATTCCTCGCCTCTCCGCTAAGGTGGAGAAACTCTCCGGAGGTCAGCGTCAGGCCATCGCAATCGCCCGTGCAGCCTCCTTTCAGCCGAAAGTCCTGATCATGGACGAACCGACCTCGGCGCTCGCCGTGGCGGAGGTGGAAGCAGTGTTGCACCTCATCAACCGGGTCAAGGCAAAGGGCGTTTCAGTTGTCCTGATCACCCATCGTCTGCAGGATCTGTTCCGCGTCTGCGATCGCATTGCCGTCATGTATGAGGGTACCAAGGTGGCTGAACGAATGATCGGAGACACCAATCTCGAAGACCTCGTCCAGCTGATCGTCGGAGGAGAAAAACATTGA
- a CDS encoding substrate-binding domain-containing protein, translating into MISRISRRTLLSTALAAGVMVGALSNAAEAADKTFALVQINQQALFFNDINRGAEKKAAELGIELQIYNANNDPAMQNNAVETYIQEGVDGLAVVAIDVNGIMPAVEQAEAAGIPVVAIDAILPEGPQKAQIGVDNAKAGSDIGAYFLDYVKANMGDKAKVGIVGALNSYIQNVRQQGFEDAINGVDGIEVLGVVDGQNVQDNALSAAENLITANPDLTAIYATGEPALMGAIAAVESQGKQNDIKIFGWDLTAQAINAIDDGFLIAVIQQDPSLMGAAAVEALSAITNGESIKASISVPVTIVDKTNVEPYRAVFK; encoded by the coding sequence ATGATTTCCAGAATCTCGCGCAGGACACTTCTTTCCACGGCCCTCGCTGCCGGTGTAATGGTCGGCGCCCTTTCCAACGCCGCAGAAGCCGCTGACAAGACCTTTGCGCTGGTCCAGATCAACCAGCAGGCTCTCTTCTTCAACGACATCAATCGCGGTGCAGAGAAAAAAGCAGCTGAACTCGGCATTGAGCTTCAGATCTACAACGCGAACAACGACCCCGCGATGCAGAACAATGCTGTCGAAACCTACATTCAGGAAGGCGTTGACGGCCTCGCGGTCGTCGCCATCGACGTCAATGGCATCATGCCTGCCGTCGAACAGGCTGAAGCCGCCGGTATCCCGGTCGTTGCCATAGACGCCATCCTTCCCGAAGGACCGCAAAAGGCTCAGATCGGTGTCGACAACGCCAAGGCGGGCAGCGATATCGGTGCCTACTTCCTCGACTACGTGAAGGCCAATATGGGCGACAAGGCCAAGGTCGGTATTGTTGGCGCACTGAACTCCTATATTCAGAACGTCCGCCAGCAAGGCTTTGAGGATGCAATCAATGGTGTTGACGGCATTGAGGTTTTGGGCGTCGTTGACGGCCAGAATGTTCAAGACAACGCTCTGTCGGCCGCAGAAAACTTGATCACCGCCAACCCCGATCTGACCGCGATCTATGCCACCGGCGAACCGGCCCTGATGGGTGCAATTGCCGCTGTCGAAAGCCAGGGCAAGCAGAACGACATCAAGATTTTTGGTTGGGATCTGACCGCCCAGGCAATCAATGCAATCGATGACGGCTTCCTGATTGCAGTCATCCAGCAGGATCCATCGCTGATGGGAGCGGCGGCTGTCGAGGCGCTTAGCGCAATCACCAACGGTGAAAGCATCAAGGCTTCGATCTCCGTGCCAGTCACGATTGTCGATAAAACCAATGTCGAACCTTACCGTGCAGTCTTCAAATGA
- a CDS encoding ribokinase — protein sequence MRAFVIGNTAIDETISVEGRPGPGVSMLGRIVSRDLGGKGTNQAVVMARGGLETTLVSATGDDFRSATIREQLAEEPIDARLLFLPGISTDFSMVLTTPDGENSIVTTTEAAEALPLEVALEELSEAQPGDLLVMQGNLGAETTETLLKACRERGMVTAFNPSPLRPYFECLWPFIDIAFLNESESLSIAGCTGQEAAKALHAKGIRQVVLTAGTEGAMLSTRDGDCVHVPAVKAKAIDTTGAGDTFMGAALASAALRGGKLDKQSISHASAASALTVARRGTRRAFPSRDELAVIFAD from the coding sequence ATGCGTGCATTTGTAATTGGCAACACGGCCATTGACGAAACCATTTCGGTCGAGGGGCGTCCTGGACCCGGCGTATCTATGTTGGGCCGTATCGTTAGCCGCGATCTCGGCGGCAAGGGTACGAACCAGGCTGTTGTGATGGCACGCGGAGGCCTTGAAACGACACTCGTTTCGGCTACCGGTGACGACTTCCGCTCTGCCACGATCCGCGAGCAGCTGGCAGAAGAACCAATTGATGCGCGGCTTTTGTTTCTGCCCGGCATCTCCACCGATTTCTCGATGGTGCTGACCACGCCTGACGGCGAGAATTCCATCGTAACGACCACCGAAGCTGCCGAAGCTCTGCCACTTGAAGTGGCTCTCGAGGAGCTCAGTGAAGCACAACCTGGCGACTTGCTTGTCATGCAAGGCAATCTCGGTGCCGAGACCACCGAAACGTTGCTTAAGGCCTGTCGCGAACGAGGAATGGTGACCGCCTTTAATCCTTCGCCGCTCAGGCCGTATTTCGAGTGCCTCTGGCCGTTCATCGACATTGCCTTTCTAAACGAGAGCGAAAGTCTAAGCATCGCCGGCTGCACCGGACAGGAAGCCGCCAAAGCCTTGCATGCCAAAGGTATTCGCCAGGTGGTCCTGACCGCTGGTACCGAGGGTGCGATGCTCAGCACGCGCGACGGAGATTGCGTGCATGTCCCGGCCGTCAAGGCCAAAGCAATCGATACCACCGGCGCGGGCGACACCTTCATGGGTGCGGCACTGGCTTCCGCTGCACTGCGTGGCGGCAAGCTCGACAAGCAGTCCATTTCACACGCAAGTGCCGCGTCGGCGTTGACCGTAGCCCGACGGGGCACACGTCGTGCCTTTCCCAGCCGCGACGAACTTGCAGTTATTTTTGCCGACTAA
- a CDS encoding DDE-type integrase/transposase/recombinase encodes MERPNQVWASNITYLPMRRGFLYFVTIMDWFTCRVLSWRISNTLKAGFCVEALNEAIHKFGPPGIMYTDQGRAVHLVCMDGPTSADGRAYLDGRLLDNIFVELLWRTLECEWVDLYAREAGSQTRTSIRKWIDFYNRSARITPLATNCLPWSIGSALKNTNPISRRTE; translated from the coding sequence GTGGAACGGCCGAACCAGGTCTGGGCGTCCAACATCACGTATTTGCCGATGCGCCGTGGGTTCTTGTATTTCGTGACAATCATGGACTGGTTCACCTGCAGGGTGCTGTCCTGGCGGATCTCCAATACGCTGAAGGCCGGCTTCTGCGTTGAGGCATTGAATGAAGCGATCCACAAATTTGGCCCTCCAGGAATCATGTATACGGACCAGGGGCGCGCAGTTCACCTCGTTTGCATGGACGGACCGACTTCAGCGGATGGGCGTGCGTATCTCGATGGACGGCTCCTCGACAACATTTTCGTCGAGCTGCTGTGGCGCACACTCGAATGCGAGTGGGTTGATCTGTACGCCCGGGAAGCCGGTTCACAGACCAGGACCAGCATCCGAAAGTGGATAGACTTTTATAACCGGAGCGCCCGCATTACGCCCTTGGCGACAAATTGCCTGCCGTGGTCTATTGGCAGCGCATTGAAAAACACCAACCCGATCAGCAGGCGCACAGAGTAG
- a CDS encoding glutamine amidotransferase, translating into MTKKVLLVGESWVTSETHYKGFDQFGSVHFHLGATPLVDALKGSEFELTYMTAHEAADGFPFDMEGLDIYDVIILSDIGANTLLLPPAVWQKSKTVPNRLKLIKAWVEKGGGLLMCGGYFSFQGIDGKARWRRTAVEDVLPVMCLPWDDRVEIPEGTTPDILIADHPTISGISGEWPVMLGVNEVELRERDDIDVVARLPEDQGAHPLLVTGKVGKGRSAVWTSDIGPHWLSPAFCEWEGYGKLWKNILGWLAAKD; encoded by the coding sequence ATGACAAAGAAAGTACTCCTGGTCGGCGAGAGCTGGGTCACCTCCGAGACTCACTACAAGGGCTTCGACCAGTTCGGCAGCGTCCACTTTCATCTCGGTGCAACACCGCTCGTTGACGCGCTGAAAGGCAGCGAATTTGAGCTGACCTATATGACGGCGCACGAGGCTGCCGATGGCTTCCCCTTCGACATGGAAGGGCTCGATATCTATGACGTCATTATCCTGTCCGACATCGGTGCCAACACCCTGCTCCTGCCGCCGGCCGTCTGGCAGAAGTCGAAGACGGTTCCAAACCGGCTAAAGCTGATCAAGGCGTGGGTAGAGAAGGGCGGTGGTCTTCTGATGTGCGGCGGCTATTTCTCGTTCCAGGGGATTGACGGGAAGGCCCGCTGGCGCCGCACCGCTGTCGAAGACGTGCTACCGGTAATGTGCCTGCCGTGGGACGACCGAGTAGAAATTCCGGAGGGTACGACACCGGATATTCTGATTGCTGACCATCCGACGATTTCTGGTATTTCCGGTGAATGGCCGGTCATGCTCGGCGTCAATGAGGTCGAATTGCGTGAACGTGACGATATCGATGTGGTTGCACGCCTGCCGGAAGACCAGGGGGCCCATCCTCTTCTTGTGACAGGCAAGGTCGGCAAGGGTCGCAGTGCAGTCTGGACATCGGATATTGGCCCGCACTGGTTGTCGCCGGCCTTCTGTGAATGGGAGGGCTATGGCAAGCTTTGGAAGAATATTCTCGGCTGGCTGGCCGCAAAGGACTGA
- a CDS encoding TenA family protein codes for MEKLSEFILRENRSVFEEMVAHRFVEDVKADRLPKPVFDRYLVFEGAFVETAISIFAYATAKAETMSDRRWLIGVLDALANHQIVYFERTFAALDINKNDFDVDLPAVARFRDGMLAIARDGSFIHTVAAMFAAEWMYLTWSRQAEQNTISDPLLAEWVGLHTDETFTSQATWLKDRLDEEGATLDEGERAHLSAVFATVMRLEIDFHSAAYERGTIA; via the coding sequence ATGGAAAAACTGTCCGAGTTCATTCTGCGTGAGAACAGATCCGTTTTCGAGGAAATGGTCGCGCACCGATTTGTCGAGGACGTCAAGGCGGATAGGCTGCCGAAACCCGTTTTCGACCGTTATCTCGTTTTCGAAGGCGCCTTTGTCGAAACGGCGATCTCGATCTTTGCCTATGCAACAGCCAAGGCCGAGACTATGTCCGACCGGCGCTGGCTGATCGGTGTGCTCGACGCGCTCGCCAACCACCAGATCGTTTACTTCGAAAGGACATTTGCAGCGCTCGACATCAATAAGAATGACTTCGACGTCGACCTTCCTGCTGTTGCCCGCTTTCGCGACGGCATGCTGGCGATCGCCCGCGATGGCAGTTTCATCCATACGGTTGCCGCGATGTTCGCCGCCGAGTGGATGTACTTGACCTGGTCGAGGCAGGCGGAGCAAAACACGATTTCCGATCCGCTGCTCGCCGAATGGGTTGGTCTTCATACCGATGAAACCTTTACCAGCCAGGCCACCTGGCTCAAGGATCGGCTGGATGAGGAAGGCGCAACGCTGGACGAGGGCGAACGGGCTCATCTGAGTGCTGTCTTCGCCACGGTGATGCGGCTTGAGATCGACTTTCACTCTGCCGCCTATGAGCGGGGAACGATAGCATGA
- a CDS encoding IS3 family transposase: MNLTLMRQIYEAFLERPFFGVRPMTWHLKNEGHPVNEKGIWRLMQLIALIPIYHKLQYK; the protein is encoded by the coding sequence ATGAACCTCACGCTGATGCGCCAGATCTACGAAGCGTTCCTGGAGAGGCCGTTCTTCGGCGTCCGGCCGATGACCTGGCACCTGAAAAACGAAGGTCACCCGGTGAACGAGAAGGGGATCTGGCGGCTAATGCAGCTCATTGCTCTGATACCGATCTACCATAAGCTCCAATACAAGTAG
- a CDS encoding ABC transporter permease translates to MSAYTERAKGSPIVDFLGENAQVLSIAFFFAVCFVLFSVSTDTFLTAGNLLNVVRQAAPILIVAVAMTFVIITGGIDLSVGSVIAVVNAVVAMTIVAGLPWPLAVVAMLALGALIGLFQGWFVSYQGIPAFIVTLAGLSIFRGLALYLTKGYSIPIRDVPGFLFLGRGEVLGVPLPAIIAVIVAIIGYIVISKTRYGRQVVAIGSNLEAARRVGMPSRFVLMSVYALSGLACGLAGLLMAARLGSGSSNAAVGFELQAIAAVVLGGTSLMGGRGTILGTVLGTMTIAIIGNGLILLHISPFFTQIVTGVIILLAIWLNTRIFGANFSFGQGKKGK, encoded by the coding sequence TTGAGCGCCTATACTGAACGCGCCAAGGGATCGCCGATCGTCGACTTTCTCGGTGAAAACGCCCAGGTGCTCTCCATCGCATTCTTCTTCGCGGTTTGCTTTGTCCTATTTTCCGTCAGTACCGACACATTTCTGACTGCTGGCAACTTGCTTAATGTTGTCCGGCAGGCAGCCCCCATCCTGATCGTCGCCGTCGCGATGACCTTCGTAATCATCACGGGCGGCATCGACCTTTCGGTCGGCTCGGTCATTGCTGTTGTGAACGCAGTGGTCGCGATGACAATCGTTGCCGGTTTGCCCTGGCCGCTTGCAGTCGTAGCCATGCTGGCGCTCGGTGCCCTCATCGGCTTGTTTCAGGGCTGGTTCGTGTCTTATCAGGGCATCCCTGCCTTCATTGTCACTCTCGCCGGACTTTCGATCTTCCGCGGTCTCGCGCTTTATCTCACCAAAGGTTACTCAATCCCGATTCGGGATGTGCCGGGTTTTCTTTTTCTGGGACGCGGCGAGGTTCTCGGTGTGCCGCTCCCTGCTATTATCGCGGTCATCGTTGCAATCATCGGCTATATAGTCATCTCGAAAACGCGCTATGGCCGCCAAGTGGTTGCCATTGGTTCCAATCTGGAAGCCGCCCGTCGTGTGGGCATGCCATCCAGATTTGTGCTGATGTCAGTCTACGCGCTGTCCGGTCTTGCTTGCGGTCTTGCCGGCTTGCTGATGGCGGCTCGCCTCGGCTCAGGCTCTTCCAATGCAGCCGTTGGCTTCGAATTGCAGGCGATTGCTGCCGTCGTTCTTGGTGGGACGTCTCTGATGGGCGGGCGCGGAACTATTCTGGGCACGGTGCTCGGCACCATGACGATCGCTATCATCGGCAACGGCCTGATCCTGTTGCACATATCGCCCTTCTTCACACAGATCGTCACCGGCGTGATCATCCTGTTGGCCATCTGGCTCAACACCAGGATATTCGGCGCCAACTTCAGCTTCGGCCAGGGCAAGAAGGGCAAATGA